Part of the bacterium genome, AAAACAAATCAAATTAGAAAGTTATAAGGGGATTAAAAGCTTAGAGTTAAAAAATCTTGAGCATGTTAATATCATCTGCGGTAAAAATAGTAGCGGAAAATCTTCTATTTTAGAAGCCATTAATAATCCT contains:
- a CDS encoding AAA family ATPase, whose protein sequence is MVKQIKLESYKGIKSLELKNLEHVNIICGKNSSGKSSILEAINNPKNRDLGLKQASFFKRDLKLIGSHVKSLFSLYSSI